The Polaribacter sp. KT25b genome contains the following window.
TTTTTTAAATTTTGATAACTGATAACTGCAACTACGAACTGAGACTGAATATTGAATACTGTCAACTCATTTTTTACGTCCAAAATCTGCAGGAATTTCTCCCCAAGCTTTTGTTTCCCATTTTAAAATTGGGTTTTTAAACGTGTTTTCTTTTAGCCATTTTTCAGCTCTTTTAATCAGTTCTAAAAGATCTTTATTAGAAGCATCAAAATGAAGATTGGTTTTACATTTTTTTTGACGAATCCAACTCATAGCAATTTTAGAATCAGAATAAATAGGAACATCTTCTTTGTTTTTGCTTTTTAAAAGGGCAATGCCGTGCACTAAAGCTAAAAACTCACCAATATTATTCGTCCCTTTAGCAAAAGGACCTTTTATAAAAATTTGCTTTTTGTTATGTGTAAAAACACCTCGATATTCCATTTTTCCCGGATTTCCAGCACAAGCAGCATCCACAGAAATACTTTCTAGAATAGGTTTTCCAAATTTTTCTTTTTCTACGGATGATAAAGTAGCTGTTTTTGTGTTTTTCCCTTTATAATCATCGTAGGTTTTTTTGGATGCAATTTCAGCTTCATCTAAATTGGCAAAAGATTTGTATTGTGCGCCTTCAAAGCCATCAATTTGTCTTTTACACACATTCCAAGAAGTAAAAACGCCTGTTTTTCTTCCTTTCCAAACTACATAAAACTTTTTTTTACTCATTAATGTCTAAAATTACACTTTCAATAATTCTAGGAAAATATCTCTGCTCTAAAATATGGATCTTTTCTGCAATAGTTTCTGGTGAATCATCATCGCTTAAAGCTGTTTTTGCCTGATAAATGATCGCTCCTTCATCATAATTTTCATTTACATAATGAATTGTGATGCCAGTTTCTGATTCTTTATTTTCTTTTACAGCTTTATGAACGTTCATTCCATACATGCCTTTTCCTCCATATTTAGGCAACAAAGCAGGATGAATATTAATGATTTTTTTAGGGAAAGCTTCAATTATTTTAGCAGGAATTTTCCATAAAAAACCGGCCAAAATAATATAATCTGCGTTCTCTTTTAAAAGATTTAAGATAGTGTCTTCTTTTAAAAATTGATCTCTTCTAAAATGTAAACAGTTAACATTTAATTTTTTACATCTTTCAAAAACTTTGGCATGCTCATTGTTACACAGCACTTGAGTAACTTTAGCAATTTTAGTGTGATTAAAAAACTTTATAATATTTTCTGCGTTCGTACCAGAACCAGAAGCAAAAACAACAATACGCTTCATAACTATATATCTAGAGTACAAAAAAAAGAATAATTATTAACAAAATGGTTATTTTAAGAGTAGTTTAAACTTTTTTATTTACCTTTATTAATCATTTTTCACGCAAAAGTTAGTTAGAATTAATAAGATTCGTATTTTTGCGTCGATTTAAATTTTAAAAAAACAGAATTATGTCAGACATTGCATCAAGAGTAAAAGCTATTATCGTAGATAAATTAGGAGTAGACGATAATGAAGTAACAACAGAAGCTAGCTTCACAAACGATTTAGGAGCAGATTCTTTAGATACTGTTGAGTTGATTATGGAATTCGAAAAAGAATTCGATATTCAAATTCCAGACGATCAAGCAGAAAATATTGGAACTGTAGGTCAAGCAGTTAGCTATATAGAAGCAGCAAAAAAGTAAATTTAATATGCAATTAAAACGAGCAGTAATTACTGGACTTGGCGCATTAACGCCAATAGGAAATAATATTGAAGAGTATTGGAAAGGCTTAATTAACGGAGTTAGTGGAGCAGCACCTGTAACGTATTATGATGCTGCCAAGTTCAAAACTCGTTTTGCATGCGAGCTGAAAAACTTTAATGTCACAGATTTTATAGACAGAAAAGAAGCTCGTAGAATGGATCGATTTACGCAGTATGCAATGGTCGCTTCCGATGAAGCGATTGCAGACTCTAAATTAGATCTAGACAAAATTAACAAATTACGCGTTGGTGTAATTTGGGGAGCAGGAATTGGTGGTTTAGAAACTTTTCAGAACGAAGTTTTAAACTTTGCTTCTGGAGATGGAACTCCAAGATTCAACCCTTTCTTTATTCCAAAAATGATAGCAGATATTGCTCCAGGACATATTTCCATAAAAAACGGATTTATGGGGCCAAATTATACTACAGTTTCTGCTTGTGCATCATCTGCAAATGCAATGATTGACGCACTTAATTACATAAGATTAGGATATTGTGATGTAATTGTTACTGGTGGCTCTGAAGCTGCTATTACAATTGCAGGAATGGGTGGCTTTAATGCTATGCATGCCTTATCTACAAGAAATGAAAGTGCAGAAACGGCTTCTAGACCTTTTGATGCAGAACGAGATGGTTTTGTTTTAGGAGAAGGAGCAGGTGCAATTGTTATAGAAGAATATGAACATGCAAAAGCAAGAGGCGCTAAAATCTATGCAGAAATTATAGGTGGCGGTATGTCTTCTGATGCGTATCATATGACGGCTCCTCATCCAGATGGAGTTGGTGTTATAGCTGTTATGCAAAACTGTTTAGAAAATGCAGGAATTAAAGCAGAAGATGTAGATCATATTAATACTCATGGTACTTCTACTCCATTAGGAGATGTTGCGGAATTGAAAGCAATTTCTCAAGTTTTTGGAGAGCATGCTAAGGATATTAATATAAATTCTACAAAATCTATGACTGGGCATTTATTAGGTGCTGCAGGTGCTATAGAATCTATTGCCGTTATTTTGGCAATGGAAAATGGTATTGTGCCGCCAACAATAAATCATACAAACGTAGATGAGAATATTAATCCAGAATTAAACCTTACGCTTAATAAACCTCAAAAAAGAGATATTAAAATAGCAATGAGTAATACATTTGGTTTTGGTGGTCATAATGCTTGTGTAGCTTTTAAGAAATTAGACGAGTAGGTATATGAATTTTATTCGCAAAATAGTTACATCTCGTTCTAAAGAAGATCAAGAGTTAAATAGCGAATTAAAAAAGTTACTCAAATATTCTCCAAGAAACATAAATAAATATAAAAAGGCATTTACTCACCGGTCTGTTCAAATATTAGACAGTAAAGGAATGCCTATTAATTATGAACGTTTAGAGTTTTTAGGAGATTCTATTTTAGGTTCTGCAATAGCGGCTTATTTGTATAAAAAGGTGCCAACAGGCACAGAAGGTTATCTTACACAAATGCGTTCTAAAATTGTTAGTAGAGAACATTTAAATGAATTAGGAAAAGATTTAAACTTAATTCGATTTGTAAAAAGCAATATAGATCAAGCCAATGTTGGCGATAATATTCATGGTAATATTTTTGAAGCATTAATTGGCGCTATTTATTTAGATAAAGGCTATAATTCTTGTCAGAAATTTATCTACGAAAATGTAATTGTTCCTTATGTTGATATCGAAAAGTTAGAAGGTAAAATAACAAGTTATAAGGGGTTAATTATAGAATGGTGTCAAAAGCAAAAAAAGAAGTATAAATTTGATACTTATGAAGATTCTGGTAATGAG
Protein-coding sequences here:
- the rnc gene encoding ribonuclease III codes for the protein MNFIRKIVTSRSKEDQELNSELKKLLKYSPRNINKYKKAFTHRSVQILDSKGMPINYERLEFLGDSILGSAIAAYLYKKVPTGTEGYLTQMRSKIVSREHLNELGKDLNLIRFVKSNIDQANVGDNIHGNIFEALIGAIYLDKGYNSCQKFIYENVIVPYVDIEKLEGKITSYKGLIIEWCQKQKKKYKFDTYEDSGNESIKHFSVRISIDGVQVAKGRATSKKKAEEQAAKRVYFAFQKQISVN
- a CDS encoding acyl carrier protein, translated to MSDIASRVKAIIVDKLGVDDNEVTTEASFTNDLGADSLDTVELIMEFEKEFDIQIPDDQAENIGTVGQAVSYIEAAKK
- a CDS encoding viroplasmin family protein, giving the protein MSKKKFYVVWKGRKTGVFTSWNVCKRQIDGFEGAQYKSFANLDEAEIASKKTYDDYKGKNTKTATLSSVEKEKFGKPILESISVDAACAGNPGKMEYRGVFTHNKKQIFIKGPFAKGTNNIGEFLALVHGIALLKSKNKEDVPIYSDSKIAMSWIRQKKCKTNLHFDASNKDLLELIKRAEKWLKENTFKNPILKWETKAWGEIPADFGRKK
- a CDS encoding phosphoribosylglycinamide formyltransferase, whose amino-acid sequence is MKRIVVFASGSGTNAENIIKFFNHTKIAKVTQVLCNNEHAKVFERCKKLNVNCLHFRRDQFLKEDTILNLLKENADYIILAGFLWKIPAKIIEAFPKKIINIHPALLPKYGGKGMYGMNVHKAVKENKESETGITIHYVNENYDEGAIIYQAKTALSDDDSPETIAEKIHILEQRYFPRIIESVILDINE
- the fabF gene encoding beta-ketoacyl-ACP synthase II gives rise to the protein MQLKRAVITGLGALTPIGNNIEEYWKGLINGVSGAAPVTYYDAAKFKTRFACELKNFNVTDFIDRKEARRMDRFTQYAMVASDEAIADSKLDLDKINKLRVGVIWGAGIGGLETFQNEVLNFASGDGTPRFNPFFIPKMIADIAPGHISIKNGFMGPNYTTVSACASSANAMIDALNYIRLGYCDVIVTGGSEAAITIAGMGGFNAMHALSTRNESAETASRPFDAERDGFVLGEGAGAIVIEEYEHAKARGAKIYAEIIGGGMSSDAYHMTAPHPDGVGVIAVMQNCLENAGIKAEDVDHINTHGTSTPLGDVAELKAISQVFGEHAKDININSTKSMTGHLLGAAGAIESIAVILAMENGIVPPTINHTNVDENINPELNLTLNKPQKRDIKIAMSNTFGFGGHNACVAFKKLDE